Below is a window of Drosophila nasuta strain 15112-1781.00 chromosome X, ASM2355853v1, whole genome shotgun sequence DNA.
tcataataatttgttattggtTAAtggcttttcattttgtgtgtgtgtgcactatttttatttttatttttttttgctcactCGCTTTTcatcatttaattaaagtggTGCGCCCGCCGCTTTTAAAAGCAGAGGAATGCTTAAGGAGCAAAAGAGATGCCAACAATTACGGCGAATTGCTGACGATTGACACTGGACCAAAATGAAGTGGATGCAATGGATGCAAGTGGACAAGACAGCAGCAAATAACACGAAACAACATTATTTTCCAGTTGATTGTGCGCTGAATTGCACTTTAGCAGCAATCTCAAAATAATTGTCTGTCACTTAGCGCATTTTAGTTATTGCTCTGtaagaattttaaaagtttacGACCCAACATGAAGAACAAGATAGATCCCCACAGCACGCTGACTGCTACGCAACTTTTGCAGCAAGCAAAATATGtatgatgtgtgtgtggctctGATCGCATAATCGGCATTAGCAGCAGTCGTCGCTTGCACTACACTGCTGCCTGTTGGCAGCACTCGGCTGCACTTAACAGTGCGCTGttagcatttgaaaaatttccCTCCTTGCGCACTGCTAAAATTTCCCTTTTAATGTTACGGATAAGCATGGTGTGCGCTTTGGTTTCGGgattttgtggttgttgtttttattgccatttatgttttgtttgtgctttaAAACGTTTTTCAAGCGCTTTGCAATTTGGAAAACATTTTCGGTCGCCTAATCaacattattttgatttttattgccacAGTGAAATGCAGATAAACGGAATAATGTGCTGCGAGAGtgaacaaaattcaaataaaaacaaaatcaaagcggggcaaaatgcaaaaacacacacacacacacatacaaacaggAGATGAACAGCGAGAGACAAGAAAACTTTTTGGCGCTTGGACAGTAGTACtatgaattttgttgttgtcaaaaattggcattgttgctgtagttgttattgttgttgtcgttgcgaCTGTTGGCACGTGACCGCTTGGCCAGGTAGCCGGTGTAAATTGTGCGCATAAATTGCAGtacaattgcaaatttgcataaattatgagAGTCGCAAGTGCATTAAAAAGGCGAACGCACCACATAGCATAGCAAAAAAATATGGAGTTATCTCGGCGTGCCGAACATTAAGCACCTCTCCCCTCTGACccacataacaaaaaaaaaaaaacgaacgaacgatTTGCGTGAGCAGTAGAAAGCTGAATGCTGTGTGAATGCACATAAAACGTAGGCAACAAACGAGTGCAgagaattaaacaaattataatagcGTGGGGGGTTTGAAAAATGTATGGGATTGTGGAGGAGGGGTAGTTACCGTTGTTGATCTGTGCCCATGTGCTGTGCTATGCTGTGCGATTTGCCAGTTATATGCCGTTATGCTGGCCAATTAGGCGGGCTGCACGCGCGCGCAGCTGACAcactaaaattgaatttgaattccAAATGGTGATTATTTACTCTTCACGCACACATACTAATATGcacatgtatttatatatgtatgtatgtgtgtgtgagtgcacaTGCAGAAGCACTCGAAACACGCACACTTGGGCATAATAACTAAAGCTTTGTGCTAACTAATTGCCGCAAGGCGAATGTGCGAGGAGGAGCATCGCAtactgctgtgctgtgctgtgtgtttaTTTGCACTAATTTGCATGCATCATTTGCAGCTCGAAAGCTTACGCTTAGTCACCCAGTCACCCACTACACTTCACAGTCCGCCGCTCTCTCGCTTCATCCTTCTGCTCCACGCTGCCTTGCTGACTTACTCACTCACGCACTTGCGAAACGGCAAATGCAATGgaggacaaaaaaaaaaaaactgcgaAACGCAACGAAATTAGAATACTAATTATAATGTTGTCTTGGGCTTTGGTGCTTAACTAATTAACTTATTATTGCAGTAGCTTTTACAGCAAATTAAGCTTATCGCTTATCGTGCTTTCGATTGCAAATCAGTGCTGcttttatatgtataatcGATTGTCGATAAACCGAGCATCGATCaggcaattaatttgaaacaGTTTGGCAGCCGATaagttaaacaaatttgcCTATCTATCTACTAAGTGCTAGGTGTATTTCTTGATGAATAATTAAATCGAATGAATTGTATTCATATTGAatgcgtgtatgtgtgaagTTGGGGTACGATTGTAGTAGAACACTTGTGGAACAGAGCTTATTTTATGTAGGTATGTTATTATGGGCAAATCGTTATAACATCTTAAGAGGCTTTTTGTGCTTGtctttcaattgttgttgctatcaTTGTTAAACATTAGTGTACAATTTCGTTATAGTTAGTTAATCGTAGCTAAGgttcgtcatcatcatcatcatcatattcTTTTCGTTATCATGTTTTcgattcatttcatttcttacATGGTTCTAAGTTTATAACAAATACATGTATCGGTTTCTTGTTAAAGTTATAGTTacttgctttttgttgttcttcttcttctacatCTTCGACTTTTCCATCATCTGCTTCTTATTCCTCCACTTCGTCGTGTTGTTActgtcacaaaaaaaaaaaaagaaatgcgaaTTTCTTCTCTTCCTTCTTTTACTTCCTCAGACTGTCCAAGTATGCgcgtgtctgtgtgagtgagtgtgtgcgtgtatctctgtatctctgtatgtgtgtgtaagtgtgtgtgctgatGTCGTCCTTATGGGATTTACAACACGGGCCTCGCCACATTCGGCTTGGCCGTCGTGGAGGCAATCTCCGAAAGCTTGATGTCAATGGGTACGCGAGTATCGTAGAGCGTGGGCGCCTGCAGGATAATCCCGGCGGTGCCCACCACCACAGCTATTGTGAATATCCAGAGGAAGAGACGATCCAGCACCATGGCAACGTATTTCCAGTCCTCTTTGACCTGTTGGCAATGAAGAAcagaaatacacacacacattgcacACGCAATGATGAGGCATAAAtcaacgaaacgaaacgacaacaaaaatactcgTAAAATCAATATGAATGATTCACATACTCCTCCGCTACTACTCGTATGTTGAAGTGTGCCTGCGAATcattcaaatatacaaatttgtcGTAGACATCAAGTAAGCCGATAATACGCCACATGAGTCACTTACCAACATTCAAAGTAATTAAAAGAACGaagcaatttatttgaaatatttgcagtgGCAACTCATGTGGCATACCCCATACTCAATCCTCAATCCTCCTGACGATTGGAGTTTTAGGCACAGCACAAACTCCATTTAATTTCGTGCAGCCTTTTAACTTGAACCATTTAAGTAAAGCACGTTAAATGTGCAGCCAGTTAGGATATTTGTATTGCCAATAAATCAATTGCACTACTCCCAAAATAGTTGATGCGACGCACTAAGTAACTGAATTTGCCAGGAATTACTCGAAATTGAATGTGCGGCTTAAAACGGCATAGTTGATTGCAATCTGACACGAatcattcgcattcgcattcgcattcacatttgCTATATGATCGATCTAATAGTGCGAGTATAAAGCAATTTCCAAGttgttttgtctatttatcaGCGGGTCTCTGTGACACGCTGTCAGTACTTATTTCTATTCAGTTGGCAGTTCCTCCTCTACCCCTCCTCTACCCTCTTCCCACTGCTTTCACGCAATCGTGCTCCCTTCGCTCTCGTCGTGCCTTTTTACGCTTTTGTGCCCAATGTAAATGCCAGGACATTGGCAGTGCCAACTGTTCCATTATGTGCACTGTCTCGATGTTTTCCCACATATCTCAGCAGTTGTGTCATGTTCCCCATCTCACTCTACTTCTCTCTATCTGGCTCTCTTTGTCGCGTGTGCTGTCGGTGTATGTTCGTGTGTCCGTGTCCGTGTTCATGTCTGTCTTTGTGTCCGTGGCCTAAGCCCAGCATGACATTCCAATAATGATTGAATGTGTgcgtaattttaataaaatacttttattggCATTTGTGCCGCCACAAGACATTCATTATGCTGCCAAGGAACTACTGATACTACCACTACCactactacaactactaccactgctgctgctgctgatgtgaATGCGAGTGCAAGGACTCCAAGGACTTTTCGTGTCCGAGCGTGTTCATAAGCCGCATGAAAAGtcattaaaactttttgatgctgctgccgtcCGCTGAGAGTGGAGACACAACACATGCGTAAGAGGCAAGCAGACAGGGATGCGGACAGGACACGCAGGACATACtggacacacacactaacacacacattgcaTGATGAAAGGTCAATAAAAGGGCAAGGCTAGGCTTCATCATCATTAGCGCCGCATCAAACTTCATTATGAGCATTAACTGACGACGCGCGCTCATTGTGCCTCATTTGTCCTGACATTGTCCCGCCTAGGTGTAGTGCCTGTTTTATTCCCCGTCCACTCGTCcacccgcacacacatacacatacacacacacccttgGCTATATCGATTATTGACGTTCGAGCAAATCCGAGCTAAGGCCTCTCTAATTTATTGCGCCCGCCAGCGTTTGGCCTATTAACATTGCACGCCCAATTCCGCAACATAGTCCTGCGACCTCGCTGTCGACGGATTGCAGCTATTTAGAGTTCCACAGTTCCCCGAATACCGCAGTACTCCGCAGTATTCCTGTTGTCCCGCGGCTCTGCAGTCCTGTATGTCCTTTGTCGCGATGTGTTGTTGTCCTGTTCTCGTGTATTTCTGTTGACCCGTTGTAGCATAGTCCTGCAGTACTATGGGTCCTGTGGTCCTGTACTCCCGCGGAGTTGTGTATTCCTCTAGGCATCGCAATCCCATGTTCGCTCGCTATGGTTTTTGGGCTTGCTGTGCTCCTCCCCCCTGTGATCCCTCTCAGCCCCGCGAACAGTGTCTCCGCCCACCGTTGACTGCTGACAGTCACGGGTTGCGACTTAGGCTAAGCCGCGCCAAATACTAAGCGGCTTTCGGCTTTTGCCAGGCGACCTCACTTGGCCTCATTTGCCGTCTGTCTCCGTCGCAGTCTAGCTATTCTTCGCCCCTGATCCTGTTTCTGCTCACCCCTGAAGCGTTCTATCTACGTCCTGCTCCTGACGCTTCTCTGTTCTATACTCGAGTCTATACCCGACCCAACTCTTATCTCTTTCCTGTTCTATTCCTACTATAACCGTCCTACTATTGTCCCTGCCCTGTTCTAACCACTTGCTATTCTTTCATGTCCCTGTTTTTACCCTCTTCGTGCTCCTGTACTTACCCGTGTGCTCTCCTCCTCCTTGCGCGTCTGATCCGCAATATAGTTGACACCATCCATGGCCTTGTGGAGCTCTGGGCAGGTGTGCCAGCGTTGTCGCACATTGCTGCCCCGTCCCCCCGTACAACAGTGGGGTCCGCCCTCGCGCTGGCAGGCAGGCAATATATCACAGgctggcggtggcggtggcgtcGGTGTTGCACCACCCGCTGCCGCCGCtgatgctgccgctgctgctgcggctgcagctgccgccgctgAGGTGCTGGCACCAGCTGCTgaggcggcggcagcagcagcagcggctgcagcGGCCGCGGCGGCTGATGTGGTGGGTCGATGTTGATGCAGCAGCTCTGAGGATTGGCAGGCGGCGCCAGCGCCCATGCCCTGATGGATTTGTATGGTGCCGCTGCAGCAGGAATCAGCGAGCGTTGAGGCGGTGGCCACCGAATTCACCGTCGTTGTGGACTTTATCACATTGGGATTGTGGATGCCGCCCAAACCCAAATCGCAGGTGGTTGTCGAGGCGTGCGCTTGATGCGCATGCAGCGGCAATGGCGAGAAATTTGCCGAGCAACTCGATTGCTGACGATACAGATGATAGCTGCCAGCCCCTGCCTGGCTGCCCTGACTGCTAATGCCCCCCTGATGCTGTGCCAGCGTCGATGTGGAGCTGCTTTTGCCAGCCGCACCACCAGCTGCACCTGTCGACGAGCCGCAGCATGCGCCCGCATTGTAGTGATGATGAGCGGTGGTGGCGCCGTTCTGTCCCTGGCCCGTCTGGCTTGACGTCGAGGTCATCTGGCGGAACTTGGTCGGCGTCAGCGGATGATCGAGTAGCGAGCCGCCCGTCTGCTGATACTGATTGTGATACTGGGCATCAATCAGCGAGGATGTGGTCGAGGTTTGCTGGTTAACCGTCGATATGGTCGGCGGATACAGTGAGCTCAAATGCCCGGTGATTGTTGAggcaccaccaccaccaccgccaccaaCACCGCCCCCAACACCACCGCCACCCATTGCGCCCAGCTCATCCATGAGACTGAGCGTCTGCACGCGATGCTGCAGATGCGGCGATGTGCTACGCGATGTCGTTTTAGGGCTGTGATGCATGCTGCAAAATCGAAACGGAAAGCAAATTCCCCTTGAAGATCTTAGGCAAGTGGCTGGACTTTTGTTGAACTTACCGGGACAGAGCCACAGGCGGTGGCAACGGTGGTATTTGATCCCTCAGCTCGAGTCCATTGCACGTGCGCACCATAAGACGACGCGAGGATTTGCTGAGAACGAGGAGGAAACAAGAAAATGGCAATAGGATTAGATTAGCGTAAGGAACATTCAGAATGAATGTGGGCGAAAACATACATCATTTCGCTGATCGGATAGAGCGGTCGACGCATCACCAGAAAACGTGGCAGCTGATTGATGAACACCGTGCGCACCCAAGGCGCCATTGTATGCGTTTGTGGCGAACGGAAATGAATGTTCAGCACCAGCACTGTCACACAGATGCTGCGgggcaaaaaaatataaatagacaAAGAGAGTTAGCGAGGGTGGgatgcagagagagagagagataaagagtgagagtgagtgagGGGAGTAGTGTAAGTCTTTTAGTCGGCTAATTAACTTGTGACGCCCACGTCTGTCTAATTAGCTGCTGCCCTCGACAAGTCAGGCTCGGACTGCGAGAGCGAAGAGTGAGAGCTGCCCATTGCCTTAATTACATCATTTGTGGTCCAAGTGCGAGGTCCTGTTGCGCCCGGTCTAGTGGCAGTGTCAGTGCAGCCCACGCCAAACTCAtctccagcttcagctccagctccagcttcaTTCGCTGTGCCATGCCCCGTTCATTGTGCCGCACTCGACCTGGGAGGAGGGAGGGATCCTTCCCTGGCAGCTAGACTTTTGTTTACCAACAATTAGGCGGGCATTTGTGTGgcaagtgggcgtggcaaatgGCTGTAAATTGCCCCGGCCATTTTTGAAGTTTGACTTGCggccgacgacgacgtcgacgacgaggacaacgacaacgcaaggcaaggcaaggcaaggcaaggctaGGGAAGGCGAAGCAAAACGAGGCGCTGTGGAGGCGAACAGAGTCGAGTGGAGGCGTGGCATATGGGCAGTTGGCCAAATGAGCGTTAGATATGAACGAGGACGAAAAAACAATGGCAAATATGAACAGCACACACACGGCAGCAACTAGGCTGACTGCTACCCTGTACTTCTATTCAGACAAATGTGTTGATCTAGTTTATCAATACCACATTGTTATGCTGTGGTATCTGAGGGTTCAAAAAAAAGACTAGTGAAACTCCTCAGTACGTTAAATACATTGTTGTATGGATTGAATATATGCAAAGAGTTGCAGGGTATAAAACGTAAAAAAcgaatatgaaaaaaaaattcgtAACGGgcgcaatttcattttttgcatCCGTTTCCGACTCGACAGTCGTCTCATAAACAAGAGGTAGACCAGCCAGAGGAGAGGGGAGGGAGAGAAAGACACTGAGGAAGGGAGGTGTACCAGAGGGAGCTGTTATCAGTTTGGCATGCAAATCGAACGAGTGCGTGCTCGAGCCTTGGCACAATCTCAATCGCAATCACAATCGTTGTCCTAGTCGCGGTGGCAGTCGGagtcgcaatcgcagtcgcagtcgcagtcgcaaaGCGTATTCACAAtcatattcacattcacattcaacattcagtattcaacattcaacatttcGCATTCTACATTCAACATTCCACATACAGCGCATTCAACATTCAGCATTCAGTTGTAGTCGGCATTTATATTCACTCACCTGAACGTATCCAGTATCATTGTGAAAAGCACAAATTTGCCGAGCAGCGGCACCACCAGCGATGTGGGCGGAATGATTTCCGCCAGCAGCAGGAAGAACACAGTGAGCGACAGCAGAATGGATATGCTTAATGAGACCTGtgtgcgagagagaaagacagagcatggatagagatagatatacatatatatacatatatagtagaGATGGAGAAGTCAGTGCGATGTTTTAGTCAAGTTCATTTGCAGCTTCAACggcaaactggcaactggcaaacgacaacgacaacggcaacggaaCGTGGCAAGGGATTTGGGAAATTGAGTTTCAGGTGAGCGGAAAAATGAAGGCACCACCATAAAGAAGCGACAATTGTGAATCGCTCAAAATGAAACCTCGGGTACCCTAGATAAGGTTAATGCATGTACTACAACTAAGAGTACGTGTAAATAATATTActcaggtttttttttttgcacgaCACATTAACTTAACGATTTCCATGTGTTATCTGTATAGCTTCCTAAGTTAGTTAAATACCGAATGCAAATACTCATatgttaattaacataaatatttcatagttATTTACATCTTACATTCTCGTTGATGTCACATGCCATCATcagcattaaatttaaagtgtaACAGCCTAGTttcatagcagccagcttaAAGTAGGGAGCAGTACGTCAAACGATAGGCGTGATCCCATAAGTGTGTGGCGCCTATCGataaatttcacatttgcCTTTACAAAGCAACATCGATATTTGAATGCCAATGTGTCAACTGTGAATTGGTGCAGAAAATGTGTAGAAGCGCAAATATTGATGGCaactacataaataaattgtatggTAAGAACACAAGACAACGCCATACacatgtatttaaataaacattcaaATGCAGCTGCTATTCACAGCAGTTTGCCTTCGAATTTTCTACTTGAGTtattaaaatcgaaatcgtATAAAATGCTATTGAAGTGTgtgttgcaattttttttattgttcatgtgagtgggtgtgtgtgtgtgtgtgtgaagcgtaaaaaacaatggcagcagc
It encodes the following:
- the LOC132796775 gene encoding acetylcholine receptor subunit alpha-like, coding for MKWFQVTIDMILVLSFISSSTANPDAKRLYDDLLSNYNKLVRPVVNVTDALTVRIKLKLSQLIDVNLKNQIMTTNLWVEQSWYDYKLKWEPKEYGGVEMLHVPSDHIWRPDIVLYNNADGNFEVTLATKATLNYTGRVEWRPPAIYKSSCEIDVEYFPFDEQTCVMKFGSWTYDGFQVDLRHIDELNGTNVVEVGVDLSEFYTSVEWDILEVPAVRNEKFYTCCDEPYLDITFNITMRRKTLFYTVNLIIPCMGISFLTILVFYLPSDSGEKVSLSISILLSLTVFFLLLAEIIPPTSLVVPLLGKFVLFTMILDTFSICVTVLVLNIHFRSPQTHTMAPWVRTVFINQLPRFLVMRRPLYPISEMIKSSRRLMVRTCNGLELRDQIPPLPPPVALSRMHHSPKTTSRSTSPHLQHRVQTLSLMDELGAMGGGGVGGGVGGGGGGGASTITGHLSSLYPPTISTVNQQTSTTSSLIDAQYHNQYQQTGGSLLDHPLTPTKFRQMTSTSSQTGQGQNGATTAHHHYNAGACCGSSTGAAGGAAGKSSSTSTLAQHQGGISSQGSQAGAGSYHLYRQQSSCSANFSPLPLHAHQAHASTTTCDLGLGGIHNPNVIKSTTTVNSVATASTLADSCCSGTIQIHQGMGAGAACQSSELLHQHRPTTSAAAAAAAAAAAAAASAAGASTSAAAAAAAAAAAASAAAAGGATPTPPPPPACDILPACQREGGPHCCTGGRGSNVRQRWHTCPELHKAMDGVNYIADQTRKEEESTRVKEDWKYVAMVLDRLFLWIFTIAVVVGTAGIILQAPTLYDTRVPIDIKLSEIASTTAKPNVARPVL